In the genome of Hyphomonas sp. Mor2, one region contains:
- a CDS encoding NADH:flavin oxidoreductase, producing MSDTAPLFEPLKIRGLTIPNRIVMAPMTRSFSPGGVPGENVAEYYARRGDAEVGLIVTEGTTVDRGGASNDPKVPNFHANDALGGWANVVDAVHKTPGKIAPQLWHVGMMRKPGTGPDPEAVSDSPSGRTHTGKQVQPEPTESEVADMVMAYAKAAGDAKRLGFDAIEIHGAHGYLIDEFFWNVMNTREDKFGGDLVGRATFAGEIIRECRKAVGDDMPIILRFSQWKQQEYTARLASTPQELEPFLQVFADAGVDALHASQRRWWEAEFPEIDGEDGLNLAGWCKKLTGLTSITVGSVGLSSDFIGAFAGQGSKTRPISDVIERLDRGEFDLVAVGRALLQDPFWAQKIKDGRVDELDDYDAKALATLY from the coding sequence ATGTCTGATACAGCCCCGCTGTTTGAACCGCTCAAGATTCGCGGTCTGACCATTCCAAATCGCATCGTCATGGCCCCGATGACACGCTCATTCTCGCCAGGCGGTGTACCGGGTGAGAATGTCGCCGAATATTATGCGCGCCGCGGCGATGCCGAAGTCGGCCTGATCGTGACCGAGGGCACAACGGTTGATCGCGGCGGGGCCTCGAACGACCCGAAAGTGCCGAACTTTCATGCCAATGATGCGCTTGGCGGTTGGGCCAATGTGGTTGACGCCGTGCACAAGACGCCAGGCAAGATTGCCCCGCAACTTTGGCATGTCGGGATGATGCGCAAGCCCGGAACCGGACCAGATCCGGAGGCAGTTTCAGACAGCCCGTCCGGCCGTACTCACACCGGCAAGCAGGTTCAGCCTGAACCAACCGAGAGCGAAGTTGCCGATATGGTCATGGCCTATGCCAAGGCCGCTGGTGATGCCAAACGCCTCGGTTTCGACGCCATCGAAATCCACGGCGCACACGGCTATCTGATCGACGAGTTCTTCTGGAATGTGATGAACACGCGCGAAGACAAGTTTGGGGGCGACCTGGTCGGCCGTGCAACCTTTGCCGGCGAGATCATTCGCGAATGCCGCAAGGCTGTTGGCGACGATATGCCGATCATCCTGCGCTTCTCGCAATGGAAACAGCAGGAATATACAGCGCGCCTCGCGAGCACACCGCAGGAGCTGGAGCCTTTCCTGCAAGTCTTTGCTGATGCAGGCGTCGATGCTCTGCACGCCAGCCAGCGACGTTGGTGGGAGGCAGAATTCCCCGAAATTGACGGCGAAGACGGCCTCAATCTCGCTGGGTGGTGCAAAAAGTTGACGGGCCTCACGTCGATCACCGTCGGATCGGTCGGTCTGTCATCTGACTTTATCGGTGCCTTCGCCGGACAAGGCTCGAAGACCCGTCCCATTTCTGATGTGATTGAACGGCTCGACAGAGGCGAGTTTGACCTGGTCGCCGTCGGACGCGCGCTCTTGCAGGACCCGTTCTGGGCGCAAAAGATCAAGGATGGGCGCGTCGACGAACTCGACGATTATGACGCGAAAGCACTGGCGACTCTGTACTAA